The Yoonia sp. SS1-5 genome contains a region encoding:
- a CDS encoding NAD-dependent deacylase, giving the protein MMHIAILTGAGTSAESGLGTFRDKDGLWTQYDLNDVATPDGFARDPALVQGFYNARRANCISAAPNAAHTALARLELQSDHDITLITQNIDDLHERAGSPDVIHMHGELMRALCARCDARWDAPPVMDADDPCPHCGHNATRPDVVWFGEIPYHMDRILEQVRAADLFVAIGTSAEVYPAAGLVEIAQGETLEINLEPSTRAHVFDSRRIGPATQTVPAWVAELTGA; this is encoded by the coding sequence ATCATGCATATTGCAATCTTGACCGGCGCCGGCACCTCGGCTGAAAGCGGGCTGGGTACGTTTCGCGACAAGGACGGGCTGTGGACGCAATATGACCTGAACGATGTTGCGACCCCCGACGGGTTCGCACGCGATCCGGCCCTGGTGCAGGGTTTCTACAACGCCAGGCGCGCGAATTGTATCAGCGCTGCCCCCAATGCCGCGCATACAGCACTCGCCCGGCTTGAATTGCAATCTGACCATGACATCACCCTGATCACGCAGAATATCGACGATCTGCATGAACGCGCGGGATCGCCCGATGTGATCCACATGCATGGCGAACTGATGCGCGCCCTTTGCGCCCGGTGTGACGCGCGCTGGGACGCGCCGCCAGTCATGGATGCAGACGACCCCTGCCCCCATTGCGGCCATAACGCAACCCGCCCCGATGTCGTCTGGTTCGGCGAAATCCCCTATCATATGGATCGGATTTTGGAACAGGTGCGCGCCGCAGATCTGTTTGTCGCCATCGGCACCAGCGCCGAGGTTTATCCCGCCGCCGGCCTCGTCGAAATCGCGCAGGGCGAAACCCTGGAAATCAATCTTGAACCCTCAACCCGGGCGCATGTCTTTGATAGCAGGCGCATCGGCCCAGCGACGCAAACCGTGCCCGCCTGGGTGGCTGAATTGACCGGGGCGTGA
- a CDS encoding low molecular weight protein-tyrosine-phosphatase, translating into MRKLAPTMTIDSAGTGGWHVGDPPYGPMQDAARQRDIDLGALRARQFQIADFDRFDLIVAMDRQNLADIERQRPAGHPAHVRLLADQDVPDPYYTRDFDGALDMIEAACARLRADISSGPDP; encoded by the coding sequence ATGCGCAAACTGGCCCCCACAATGACCATTGATAGTGCCGGGACCGGTGGGTGGCATGTGGGCGACCCGCCTTACGGCCCCATGCAGGACGCGGCCCGGCAGCGTGACATTGATTTGGGCGCGTTGCGGGCGCGGCAGTTTCAGATTGCGGATTTTGACCGGTTCGACCTGATCGTCGCGATGGATCGCCAGAACCTTGCCGATATCGAACGCCAGCGCCCTGCGGGGCATCCGGCGCATGTCAGGCTATTAGCAGATCAGGATGTGCCTGACCCTTATTATACACGCGATTTCGACGGTGCGCTTGACATGATCGAGGCCGCCTGCGCTAGGCTACGGGCCGACATATCGTCCGGGCCCGATCCGTAA
- a CDS encoding arginine transporter, which translates to MRILFLMGALVAVAACGGGVSGTIGEACIDADRRAASPALCSCVQQVADQTLSNRDQQRAAAFFAQPQLAQDTRQSDNAGSEAFWRRYKTFTDRARTICRPVA; encoded by the coding sequence ATGCGCATTTTGTTTCTAATGGGGGCGTTGGTTGCAGTGGCCGCCTGTGGTGGTGGCGTCAGCGGCACAATTGGCGAGGCCTGCATCGACGCGGACCGCCGCGCGGCATCCCCCGCCTTGTGTTCCTGTGTGCAGCAGGTCGCGGATCAGACATTGTCAAATCGGGATCAGCAGCGCGCAGCGGCGTTCTTTGCCCAGCCACAGCTGGCGCAAGATACGCGGCAATCCGACAATGCAGGCTCCGAAGCGTTCTGGCGGCGCTACAAGACCTTTACGGATCGGGCCCGGACGATATGTCGGCCCGTAGCCTAG
- a CDS encoding lytic murein transglycosylase: MFRTAFALCVCLASPAIGAPCGNDASGFANWKAAFAQEAAQAGVGARGLAALAQTSYATRTINADRNQKSFRYELADFMRIRGADTIVAQGKRRIAANPSFYASIERVFGVPAEVVVAIHGMETGFGNFMGDANVVSAITTLAYDCRRSEFFTGHALAALKLVDQGALSANTVGAMHGELGHTQFLPGNVIAYGYDGDGNGVIDLTNMTDSLASTANFLRQKGWQTGAGYQEGQPNFAVIQEWNAAGVYQKAIAIMAARMAS, translated from the coding sequence ATGTTCAGAACAGCGTTTGCGCTATGCGTATGTCTAGCGTCACCAGCCATCGGTGCACCTTGCGGGAATGATGCCAGTGGCTTTGCCAACTGGAAAGCGGCCTTTGCCCAGGAAGCTGCGCAAGCAGGTGTTGGCGCCCGGGGCCTGGCCGCATTGGCGCAGACAAGCTACGCCACCCGGACGATCAATGCAGACCGCAACCAGAAATCGTTCCGCTACGAGCTTGCCGATTTCATGCGCATTCGCGGTGCTGACACGATTGTTGCCCAGGGCAAGCGCCGGATTGCTGCGAACCCATCCTTTTACGCCTCAATCGAGCGGGTGTTTGGTGTTCCCGCCGAAGTCGTGGTCGCCATTCATGGCATGGAAACCGGGTTTGGGAATTTCATGGGCGACGCCAATGTCGTCTCGGCCATTACAACGCTGGCTTACGATTGCCGCCGGTCCGAATTCTTTACCGGGCACGCGTTGGCGGCGCTGAAGCTTGTTGATCAGGGCGCACTTTCGGCCAATACCGTAGGCGCCATGCACGGAGAGCTGGGGCATACCCAGTTTCTGCCCGGCAACGTGATTGCCTATGGCTATGACGGCGATGGCAATGGCGTGATTGATCTGACCAACATGACCGACAGCCTTGCATCAACGGCAAACTTTCTGCGCCAGAAGGGCTGGCAGACGGGGGCCGGATATCAGGAAGGGCAGCCAAACTTTGCAGTCATTCAGGAATGGAACGCAGCAGGCGTCTATCAAAAGGCCATTGCAATCATGGCCGCCCGCATGGCCAGCTAA
- a CDS encoding sigma-70 family RNA polymerase sigma factor: MGSSNNQTDPRDEIVEHIPDMRAFALNLTRNPTLADDLVQDALVKAWRKFHQFQAGTNLRAWLFTILRNTFYSEIRKNKNDFGENGQDLDELASIMHGQDAQIALIDFEKALGLLPTEQREALILVAAIGMSYDEAAETCGVAMGTIKSRINRGRKRLAELLYGDAPIPAEEAE, from the coding sequence ATGGGATCCTCAAATAACCAAACTGATCCGCGTGACGAGATCGTCGAGCACATCCCCGATATGCGGGCCTTTGCGCTGAACCTGACCCGGAATCCCACGCTTGCCGATGACCTGGTTCAGGACGCGCTTGTCAAAGCCTGGCGGAAGTTTCATCAGTTTCAGGCTGGCACCAATTTGCGCGCCTGGCTCTTTACGATTTTACGGAACACATTTTATTCCGAAATCCGCAAGAACAAGAATGATTTTGGCGAGAATGGTCAGGACCTCGACGAACTGGCCAGCATCATGCACGGGCAGGATGCGCAAATCGCCCTGATCGACTTTGAAAAGGCCTTGGGCTTACTGCCGACCGAACAGCGCGAAGCGCTGATCCTCGTGGCCGCCATTGGCATGTCTTATGACGAGGCTGCCGAGACATGCGGTGTGGCCATGGGAACGATCAAAAGCCGTATCAATCGCGGCCGGAAACGCCTGGCCGAGCTGCTTTATGGTGATGCGCCCATTCCAGCCGAAGAGGCCGAGTAG
- a CDS encoding NepR family anti-sigma factor yields MAQAPKKPDVERAIDENLRRAYEKMVDEKVPERFLNLLDQLRDGNLPPTRDDEDPSSKA; encoded by the coding sequence ATGGCCCAAGCACCAAAAAAGCCGGACGTAGAGCGCGCGATAGATGAAAATCTCCGCCGCGCCTACGAAAAAATGGTCGATGAAAAGGTGCCTGAAAGGTTTCTGAACCTGCTGGACCAGCTGCGTGATGGCAATCTGCCCCCCACCCGCGACGATGAAGACCCGAGCAGTAAGGCCTGA
- a CDS encoding response regulator: MPEDKSVDHISAELVRELPFLRRHARAMSGNQTSGDDLAHATLQKVARNLSLLNLSSSIRVGFYRAFFQIWSESIVGAEMAERGLAATAQSHLRDLTPDSRHALLLYAIADFAVEQIAEIMDVAVSHVNDLISEAREEIKANISGRVMVIEDEAMIAMDLHDLVIGMGHDVTGAAATHAQAVMLAAAEKPDLILSDIQLADGSSGIEAVDEILEAAAGTPVIFVTAFPERLLTGDRAEPAFVITKPYSEEQIKSAVGQAMFFRSSQALLD; the protein is encoded by the coding sequence ATGCCAGAAGACAAGTCGGTTGACCATATTTCTGCGGAACTTGTACGGGAATTGCCCTTTTTACGCCGTCATGCTAGGGCGATGAGCGGCAATCAGACCAGCGGTGACGACCTGGCCCATGCAACCCTGCAAAAGGTTGCGCGCAATCTGAGCCTGCTGAATTTGTCATCTTCGATCCGTGTCGGCTTTTATCGGGCCTTCTTTCAAATCTGGAGCGAGTCAATCGTCGGTGCGGAAATGGCCGAACGGGGCCTGGCCGCAACGGCCCAATCGCATTTGCGCGATCTGACACCGGATTCGCGCCACGCATTGCTGTTATATGCCATTGCCGATTTCGCGGTCGAACAGATTGCCGAGATCATGGATGTTGCTGTCTCGCATGTAAACGACCTGATCAGCGAGGCCCGCGAAGAGATCAAGGCTAATATTTCCGGCCGCGTGATGGTGATCGAGGATGAGGCGATGATTGCGATGGATCTGCATGATCTTGTCATCGGCATGGGCCATGACGTCACAGGCGCCGCCGCGACCCATGCGCAGGCCGTGATGCTGGCGGCTGCGGAAAAACCTGATCTGATCCTGTCGGATATTCAGCTTGCTGACGGATCCTCAGGGATTGAAGCGGTTGACGAAATTCTGGAGGCCGCAGCAGGCACCCCGGTAATCTTTGTCACCGCATTCCCTGAAAGATTGCTGACGGGCGACCGTGCGGAACCCGCATTTGTGATAACCAAACCCTACTCCGAAGAGCAGATCAAATCAGCGGTCGGCCAGGCCATGTTTTTCAGAAGCAGCCAGGCCTTGCTAGACTAG
- a CDS encoding MFS transporter, with translation MRMLISFAALFVSVTLLQLSSGGVGPLDALTGLNAGFSPAEVGFLGSAHFFGFFIGCWWAPRLMGSVGHSRAFATFTAMGAIGLAAHVIIQDPLLWALFRVASGICIAGCYTVIEAWLQAKVTNETRGRAMGSYRIVDISASFLAQFMIGALANLETYIAYNVLTILCCASLLPLTITKLTQPETPKATRLRPSLAWRCSPLGVAAVLVAALSSASFRMVGPIYGQEVGLDPSQIGYFLAAFVAGGAVAQYPVGWLADKYDRRWVMIGLSVAAVLSSLITVGAAGTGSAGIMLASGFFGLTTFPIYSVAAAHAHDFARDDQRVELSAALMFFFALGAIAAPYVASALIAGFGPAAMFYLISAGHVVLILFGLSRMRVRRAPEARTRYIYAPRTSFSVGKLLRRKRDR, from the coding sequence ATGCGCATGCTGATTTCCTTTGCGGCACTCTTTGTGTCGGTCACGCTGCTACAGCTCTCGTCCGGCGGGGTTGGGCCGCTGGACGCGCTGACAGGCCTCAATGCAGGGTTCAGCCCGGCCGAGGTGGGTTTTCTCGGCTCGGCGCATTTCTTTGGCTTCTTTATCGGGTGCTGGTGGGCACCGCGCCTGATGGGCAGTGTGGGGCATTCACGGGCATTTGCGACCTTTACGGCCATGGGGGCGATCGGGCTTGCCGCACATGTGATCATTCAGGACCCTTTGCTATGGGCGCTGTTCCGGGTGGCCTCGGGGATTTGCATCGCGGGCTGCTACACAGTGATCGAGGCATGGCTGCAGGCAAAGGTCACCAACGAAACCCGTGGCCGCGCCATGGGCAGCTACCGGATCGTCGATATCAGTGCATCCTTTCTGGCGCAGTTCATGATCGGCGCGCTGGCCAATCTTGAAACATATATCGCCTATAACGTCCTGACGATCCTGTGCTGTGCATCCCTTTTGCCGCTGACAATTACCAAACTCACCCAGCCTGAAACGCCCAAAGCCACGCGTCTGCGCCCTTCGCTGGCCTGGCGCTGTTCGCCGCTTGGGGTGGCCGCCGTGCTGGTCGCGGCACTATCCAGTGCGTCATTCCGGATGGTCGGGCCGATCTACGGACAAGAGGTCGGGCTGGATCCCAGCCAGATCGGCTACTTTCTGGCAGCCTTTGTTGCAGGCGGGGCAGTGGCACAATATCCGGTCGGTTGGCTGGCGGACAAATATGACCGGCGCTGGGTGATGATCGGGCTGTCCGTTGCGGCGGTGCTGTCATCCCTGATCACGGTTGGTGCGGCAGGAACCGGATCGGCGGGCATCATGCTGGCATCAGGCTTTTTCGGGCTGACCACCTTCCCGATCTATTCGGTCGCAGCCGCCCATGCCCATGATTTTGCCCGCGATGATCAGCGGGTCGAACTTTCCGCCGCGCTGATGTTCTTCTTTGCGCTGGGGGCCATTGCGGCCCCCTATGTCGCCTCGGCGCTGATTGCGGGCTTTGGCCCCGCCGCGATGTTCTACCTGATTTCGGCAGGGCATGTCGTGCTGATCCTCTTTGGTCTCAGCCGAATGCGGGTGCGGCGCGCGCCCGAGGCGCGCACACGCTATATCTACGCCCCCCGCACAAGTTTTTCCGTGGGCAAGCTGCTGCGGCGCAAACGCGACCGCTAG